The genomic segment TACCAGTACATCCGCCTCAAAGTCAGACTATCCCCAGGCTCTGCCCAGAGTGCAGGACAGGGCATCTCCTCAGCATCCCAGAAACCTCTTTCAGGGTTTTCTGCTTCTTAAGGTTCCCATGCACTTATCAACTCTCTTCTTGACTTCTTCACTTTAGCTCCTGCCCCTGAGAccctcttcgtgtgtgtgtgtgtgtgtgtgtgtgtgtgtgtgtgtgtgcgcgcgcgcgcgtgtgcgtgtgcgcatgcgcgtgtgtgtgcgtgcgtgcgcgtgcgtgcgtgcgtgcgtgtgtgcgtgtgcgtgtgcgtgtgtgtgtgtgtgtgtgtgtgtgttgtctgggTCTAGCCACTTCTCCTTCTGTGTCCCCAGTCTTCTGATAACAAAGCCAGGTAGCAATCCACAGATTAGTGGTGTTAGATTTACTGTGCCCCTCTCTAGAGCTCAGAGCAACTTTCATTGTCACACAGTGGGAGTGAGGGGtccagaaggagaaaggagatacTAGGGGGAGAAACATCCGTTAACATGTTCAAACATTCCTTCACTATactcacataatttttttttcaaggcaaggtttctctgtgtaacagctctggctatcttggaactcactctgtagaccaggctggccttgaactcagagatctacctgcctctgcctcctgaatgtataatttcttgtttgtttatttctttttgcttttttgagacactttctctgcgtagccttggctgtcctggaactcactctgtagcccaggctggtcttgaactcacagagatctatctgcctttgcctcctgagtgctgggattaaaggcttgcaccaccaagcccagctaatTCACATTAttatttcaagagaaaaaaatttgagGATAATTATCCTCATCTTTAATGGGTAAAACTTGGGTCAGATTGTTCCATAAGCCATACCCAGCTTCTGCATTAAGCTGAGTGGGAATGAAATGCCCCCTCTGGTCCTCTCAGCAATAGCCAGGAATCCTGTATatttagatatgtatatatacatatatataacatatagatATGTTTATGCAGTAGAAACCACTGGGAGCCTGTGTGTTTGGTTGGGGCATGGACCACACAGGCCTTGCTCTAATGTCCCTCCTGTTAACACAGAGAAGTAGGTGACTCGTACCCTCTCTAATGCTTGTCCTCTCCATCCTCCAGGGCCCTGCACTCAGAAGGGAAGCTGCCTAAAGGTGAGGAAGCCCTGGTTTTATTGCAAATAGACAATGGTTACTATCCCTTTAAGAAATGTACCAAGGACGTTTGCAAATATTGTCATTCCTCCATATCTATAGGTTTCTATATATCTATGGATTTCACAACCTGGGATCAAAATTATTCAAGGGGATGCTGGAGGCATGGCTccccagttaagagcacttactgcacttacagaagccctgggttcagttccctgcacctgTATCAGGCAGATTACAACAACctataagtccagttccagggacatCAGTGTACATAaattcatgcaggcacacacacatgcacacacacaaataaaaatatttttaaatatgcaagGAGGAAAAGGGAGCCTGTACTAAACATGCAGATTCTTTTCACTGGTCCCTAGACAATGCAATATAGCAACTATTTCTATGGCATTGACCTTATATTAGGGATTATAAGTAACCTAGAGATGATTTAACATGTACAAAAGGGTGTGAGAAGGTTCTATGTAAATACTGTGTCATTCTCTATGACAGACTTGAGTATCCATAATTGCAGTATTTTTGGGAGTCCTAGAACAGTACCACTGTGGACTGAATGACACCTATACACAGAGCAGCCCTAGACTGTGCACGTGTGGGAAGGTGGGTCACTCTCTCTGAATCAGTCAGGTGTGTATGACAGGTCCAGACTGCATCCACTGCCGAGCACCCTATCTAGTCTCCTCCCAGGGAAGGTAGCTCTTTTCCACCACTGGCATTTTGTTAGTCTGCCCAGACTCACCTCCCGTCACCCACTTATTAGGGTGCCTCACAAGTTACTTAAAAATTGATGAGCTTGAAATAGTAATACTTTCTAGACCCCAGTGAAGCATAGGATCTCACTGGCCATTCACTGCCTGGGAGACATAGGACCCCACTGGCCATTCACTGCCTGGGAGACATAGGATCTCACTGGCCATTCACTGCCTGGGAGACATAGGACCCCACTGGCCATTCACTGCCTGGGAGACATAGGACCTCACTGGCCATTCACTGCCTGGGAGACATAGGACCCCACTGGCCATTCACTGCCTGGGAGACATAGGACCCCACTGGCCATTCACTGCCTGGGAGACATAGGACCCCACTGGCCATTCACTGCCTGGGAGACATAGGACCTCACTGGCCATTCACTGCCTGGGAGACATAGGACCCCACTGGCCATTCACTGCCTGGGAGACATAGGATCTCACTGGCCATTCACTGCCTGGGAGACATAGGACCCCACTGGCCATTCACTGCCTGGGAGACATAGGACCTCACTGGCCATTCACTGCCTGGGAGACATAGGACCTCACTGGCCATTCACTGCCTGGGAGACATAGGACCCCACTGGCCATTTGCTGCCTGATGTCCCTCTCTACTTCTCTGAGCAAGTTCTGGCCTGGCCCACCTCACAGGGGTGACGTGAGATCAGAAAGTGAAACGTAGGTGACGTGTGCTGTCTTCACAGGCTGAGGTCTTCGGAGCACAGGTGTGTCCCATTTGACTCTTCTGTCCACCGTGTCAGATGGGCAGCCCCTACACCAGCGAcactactttatttattttttattttttggtttttcgagacagggtttctctgtgtagctttgcgcctttcctggaactcacttggtagcccaggctggcctcgaactcacagagatccgcctggctctgcctcccgagtgctgggattaaaggcgtgcgccaccaccgcccggctagcgaCACTACTTTAACAACTAGGAAGCTAAAATCCAGAGCTTAAGGGACTTTCcacgccatttttttttttttttccagagacagggtctcactctgaagCCTAGGCTGAGGTCAAACTCGATATGTATCCAGGCTTGCCTGTGACTCATgacaatccacctgtctctgccttccaagtactgggattacaggtgaaagccaccacacccagtgcctCGTGTTAGAGCAAGGCCGAAATGAGTCTTCAGCCTCCTGACTCAGAAATTCCTGTCTCCATCATCTGTCCTCCGCCCTCTAGCACCCCCTCCTCTTACAGTGACAGAAACAGAGGGTGGGGAGCTTCTGTGGCCCTGTCACTCTCCCCATACGGGAGAGTACTGGTCAGAGAGCAACTCCAGTGCACAAGGACCCGAACATCTGGAGAGCAGCTGCTCTCTGCCTTGAGCCACCCGGCGAGGGAGGGTGCTCAGGGAGACACCTGGCTGAGAGCAACAACGTGATCCCATCTGCCATCCCTCCTTGCCCAGGGTGTTCTGTACTCACTCTGCAGTCTGTGAATGTGCTGCGGAAGTATCTCTACTTCCTGGATCTGCCCTGGTCTCTACTGTTGCCCCAGGATGTCCTCTTCATGCTCACCAGCCAAGAAGTGGCGAGGGCCAAGGTAAGGATTGTACTTCCTGCACACTGCATTGTGAGCCCAGCCTCAGGCCCCTTGGCTCCTCAAAGCCCTGTGACCTGCAAAGCCCCCTCCACAGGGACGAGGCCTGCCTCGCTTGCTAGGCTGTTTCAGCTGCACCTGACAGGTATACAATTTCAATgacttgggcttttttttttttctgattataaaaactttaaataaataactgGCACATGCTCATTTTAGGAAACTCAGAAATACATAACAGCatcagtaaaatgaaaataaggagctggagagatggctcagcagctaagagcacttgatgctcttgcaggggacctgggttcagttcccagcacccacactgagcagcccacaaccatctataactccagttccaggggctctgtcaccctctttggcctccatgggtactatACCTCAggggtgcacatacatgtactcaagcatacacatacatataaaataaatcttttttttaaaaaaaaaagctggcagtGGGGCACATGACCCTGAGAATCATTGGAGTTGGGGGTAGGAACTGTGAGTTGATGTGCCTTGctctggggagaaggggagatcTGAAAATAACAGTTCCAGAGTCAGTGTCCATCTTTGGTCCTCTTTGATTCTTCCAGAAGGCCATGTCCTGCCACCACAGTCAGCTCCTCTGGTTCCGCCGCCTCTACATCATCTTCTCCAGATACATGAGAATCAACTCACTGCAGTTTCTCTGAAGCCAAGACGAGTTTTCAGAACAAAGGGAGAAACAAATCAAGAAGTCCTTGGGCCTGGCTTTGGGCTGGCTTGTCTCCTTAGCCCAGGAGATCCCAGCAAAGCAGCCTCTGAGAACGAACCATGTGGACAACACGTCACACAGACCCAGCTTCCTCCTGAGGGAGGAAACTGCCAAGACTCCAGACTACACCAACGCAATAATAGCTACCCCACCAGTTTACCAATTCTTGTAAAAAATAGTTGGCATGATAACAGAGTGTGTATCAAACATCTCGCAAGGCCTGGGCAGGGTGCCTCTACCATAAATGAATGTAAACGTGCCATAAAAATAGTtcacactggggctggagagatggctcagaggttaagagcactggctgctcttccagaggtcctgagttcaattcccagcaaccacatggtgcctcacagccatttataatgagatctggtaccctcttctggtataTAGAcagactgtatacataataaataaatctttttaaaaaaaaatagttcacaGATGTGACTCTTCCGAAGCAGGCTGTTTCGGTCAGTCTTCTGTTCCTGTAAGGGAAAACCACAGACCAGGCGGTCTATAGAGTTGAGGTTTCCTTAGCTCAAAGTTCTGAGGGCTGTGAAGTCCGAGAGCATAGCAGCTTCTCCATCACAGTGGGGGGCTTCTCGCTGCACCTCAAAGGCCAAGGCAGTCACTGGACACAGCAAGTGAGCCAGAGAGAGCTCCTTTAGAGCAAAACCACACCTACAACAAGTGACCTGTCACCTCCAAAAGGTCTCACCTCTAAACACTGGTGCTTAGAATTCTAGCCAAACCATAACACaggttcaacacacacacacacacacacacacacacacacacacacacacacacacacacacttcagttgGTTCAATCATAATTCTGTGGGTTTTTGTGGCCCCCTTACCAGAACTTTAGTCTAGGTAGGCTGTACTTTATCACCATGgtggtgctggtgtgtgtgtagatggtCATATGGGTCCTCGATTTGAGGAGCCAATAAACATATCGGTTCTCTGCCTTTTGAAGGTAGGGGCTgggcgaacacctttaatcccagaatttggaaggcaaaggcaggcacaggtggatctctgtgagttcgaggccagtatgATCttcatagtaagtttcaggatagccagaactatggagagagaccctgtctcaaaaagaaaaacaaaagaaaacaaagaagtaggaaataaagaaaagagaaacctgGAACCCTTTTTTTAAGCACTCAAAAATCCAATGTCAACCAGGCAGGGGCAGCGtacatctaatcccagcacttaggaggcagaagcaggtggatctctgagtttgaggccagcctggtctacaaagtgagttccaggacagccagggctacacagagaaagccggtcttgaaacagaaacaaaaaaagaatccgATGTTgccgagcatggtggcacacatctataattccagtactcagaaggcagacacagggcagctctgtctgcatgtggagtgccataatgaaacccattaacTCATATACTAActtaaaagattaataaaaacacacatatatggatatatacaGTATTGACAGATCTTTGTGGGGTTCAAAAGGGCACTGAGATGGATTGTCCTCTGGGTAGGAAATTTACTAGAAGAGTTATTAACACTATGGGCAGACagacatgagaccttgtctcccctccccccccccaaaaaaaacccacaaaaacaaatcaaagaaataaaaaccactATTCTAAGCCAGACAGAaaagtgcacacctttaatcccagcattggtgGGTCTCTGTGCATCccagccaggctggtctacatagtgagtcagccagtgctacacagtgagactctcagaaaacaaaaacaacctgggcatggtggcacacccttttaatccagtagaggcaggcagagctctgtgactgaggccagcctggtctacagatcgagttcctggacagccagtgctatacagagaaaccctgtcttgaaaaaaaccaaaccaaccaaacaaaatgcaTAGAATTACAATGCTTCCAGGTAGTGACATTTGAGAATTATTTTGTGCCTGTTCATATTTGTTTCACTATATATCGTAAATTAAGAAGTTGGGGATAGTAGCTCGGTTGGTATAGTGCTCACCTAGGTCTGGTCTCCAGCACAGCATAAACTTGTGTGCCAACATTTGGGCTGtggaggcagaagtatcagaaattcagggtcatcagatacatagcaagtttgaaaccAACCCAGGCTAACAGGAGActctctaaaaataaataatacggAAGAATCTaggatggattttgttttgttttgttttccaagacaaggtttttctgtgttagccttgactgtcctggaactgctatGTAGGCCAAGCTGacatggaactcagagatccacctgcctctgcctcccaagtgctgagaataatgGCATATGCGAACACCACCCAGAATggaaggaatatttttttttaaagatttatttatttattatgcatacaatgttctgcctgcatgtatccctgcaggccagaagagggcgccagatctcattacagatggttgtgagccaccatgtggttgctgggaattgaattcaggacctctggaagagcagtcagtgttcttaacctctgagccatctctccagcccggaaggaatatttttaatagtattttatttgcTGATTGCCCGATTGATGCTATTTCTCTGTGAGTACCTTCTGTGGGACTGCTTAAACAGTCTCCATTCATGACCCCCTTTCACCTGAGAAAGTTTTACACAGCCCCAGATATACAGGTATATAAATAGGTATATAAATCAAGCATTTACTGATAATATATCATAAAGAACTCTTTCAAAGTAATTTTTTGGTATACATGGAATTTTGCCATTTAAGGAAAACTAAATCTGCATACTGAGATGGACGTGCTTGcttatttaatataaaaaattaagttctggggggctggagagatggctcagaggttaagagcactgactgctcttccagaggtcctgagttcaattcccagcaaccacatggtggctcacaaccatctgtaatgagatctggtgccctcttctggcctgcagacatacaggcagacagaacactgtatacattaataaataaataaatctttaaaaaaaaaaattaagttctgGCTAAGTACTTGATGCCGCAAGGCACCGCACCTTCAATATTTTTCATAGatgatcaatattttgattttattgtcATTAGTGACAGTGTCTATTCCCGTAgatacatagtacaaaatggTAGAAGTATACTTAGGAATGTTTCAGAAATTGATGAAACTCTTGCCCTAATTCCAAGCCAAAAtttatttcatgatttcttttcttttttttttttttttgtttttgtttttgttttttacgagacagggtttctctgtgtagctttgcacctttcctgggattcacttggtagtccaggctggcctcgaactcacagagatccgcctggttctgcctcccgagtgctgggattaaaggcgtgcgccaccaccgcctggctatttcaTGATTTCTTACAAAAGTCACCAAATCAAATAGCAacttaaaaagtgtgtgtgtgtgtgtgtgtgtgtgtgtgtgtgtgtgtgtgtgtgtaggagttaGTTTTGTCCTCCcagcatgtgggttccagggacaggcaagcacctttacctgctgagccatctcacagattCAGTGTTAGATTTAACTAGGTGCTAATCAAGCCTCATGCATTTGTAATCTCATAGCTCCTGACATTCACTGGCTCTTCAAAAAGCAGTTGTTAAAATCATacattcagccgggcggtggtggcgcacgcctttattcccagcactcgggaggcagagctaggcagatctctgtgagttcgaggccagcctggtctacagatcaagatccaggacaggcaccaaaactacacaaagaaaccctgtctcgaaaaaactaaaaaaaaaaaaaaaaaaaaaaaagacataaaacatACATTCTGGGaattgcagagatggctcagcagttgagtgcgcttgctgttcttgcaaaggacttgggttcagttcccagcactcacatggtggctcacaactgcctctaaatGACATCCCATGGGCTccgataatctttcttccttctgtgggCACCACAGTGGTGCATATACATAGATGCAGGGAAAAGTCTgcacaaaaatacacataaaattcttttaaaaaaaatcaaacagtctAACAATATACTCTAAAGACATACTTATTTGATAGGCTCATGCTGAAGAATAGTTCCATAATTAAATCATTATGTTTCTACAAGAGCAGAAAACTTTGTAtgttcagttaaaaataaataaataaagcactgtaGTTCAAAACGTGCATAGTCTTAAACCTGAGCTGAGGTGTTGCAGGCAGCACGTGCTTGGGGTTGCGGCATTAGGGCATGCATACTGCGGAGTGCTCATCTTTGTGTTCAGAAAAAAGACTGGAGCGAAGTTGCACAATACGAAGGTTGAGTCAGAAATATTCAGTCATTATGCATTTGGTTTCTGAATGAATTCTGGTTAGTTTGCGTTTTCATCCGCTGTGTCTTCAGAAGCCTTTGACTGCTCATACATTCCCCCGAAACCTCACGTTCATTTACATACGGAGTCAAAACCACAATCTAAGAGGCGGGACTCTGGGATATCACAGCAGAGGGGACACAGGTGGGCAACATGACCTTGAGCTACAGGCTCCACCCTGGGTTCTGGAAGGAGGACAGTTCAGAAACTAGTGTCTTCTCGGTGCTCCGGGAGCAAaggacaggaactagaggcagggTGGCTCTTGAGGCTCTCAGGGCGGCCACAGATATTGGCCAGTGCAGGTGCCCTCGAGTGAAATGTCGCCCTGGGAAAGCTTAAGACAGGAGGAACGTGCCTTCCTACAAATGATCCTAACGCGGGTCTTCCTCCAGGCAGATGCAGCCCCTCTCTGGAAATGAGCATGGTGGCTGAGATTTTAgtttctcagcactcaggagacagagggaggaggactgagttccaggacagctacataaagagaccctgtctttaaaaaaaaaaaagaaaaaaaaaagcccatccCAGGGTCCCAAACAGCCAGTTGTCAGAGTATATGCTAAACAGACTAGGCAGCAGCCCCTGAGGCCAGGAACAGATGTCAAAATTCCAGGGGTTCCTTCAGGAGAGGAGAGACTGATGCCCAccctacacaaaacaaaacaaaaaatagcccAACCACTTTATCCTCTGGCCACTGCCCAACAACACTTGCCATGAAGGAAGCGACACCCAAGAGCCACCAGATACAGAACACACGGGGTCTCCACACCTGGGGAGACTCAGAGGGATGGATCCACTCGGGGAGCGGATGTCACAAGAGGAGCAAAGAGACTTCATAGTAACAGAAGCTCCAAAGCTGGTTTAGATAGAGATGCTCTCAGCAGCAGCCAGATGAGAAATCTGCAATAGCacaggacatggtggtacacacctgaagttccagcacttggaaggctgaggcagggggatctctgtgaatacAAGGCCAGCTGAGTATACACAGAGTTCCAAGCTagtcaaagctacatagtgagaccctatctcaaaaacaaaaaaagatggatggatgggtagatggatggatgggtgggtgggtgaatggatgggtggatggatggatggatggtggatggatggatgggtgggtgagtggatgggtggatgggtaggtgggttgatggatgggtgggtgggtgaatggatgggtaggtgggtggatggatgggtgggtgggtggatggatggatggatggatatacaATAGCAAGTGTAAGATCTGTCTGTGAAGAGAGAGTGGGGAAAGCCAAGAAGCGGAAGTCATGCTGGAAAAGGTCAATGACATACAGGCATCTTGATGTCAGTGAGAGAAGCCCCAGAAAGGGAAAAGGCCACAGATGGGGTGGAAagtgttaagtttcaaacccagACAAACAGCtgaggtgtggtgatatactgtgtcccccaatatattgtgtgccctaataaaacttatctggggtcagagaacagaacagccactagattagacatagaagccaggcagtggtggcacacacacccttaatccttgcatcccggaggcagagatccatccagatctctgtgagttcaaggccacactggaaagagggccaggcatggtggcacacacctttactcccagcacttgagatctcatgtctttgcttaggaaagacacatgcctttaatcccaggaagtgatggcaggaagcagaaaagtatataaaggtgtgaggaccaggaact from the Peromyscus eremicus chromosome 8a, PerEre_H2_v1, whole genome shotgun sequence genome contains:
- the Pigl gene encoding N-acetylglucosaminyl-phosphatidylinositol de-N-acetylase isoform X1, coding for MRRRSVGGSFHGRPRISPFSGHGALSHGTQFQRVQFSRRSPSPPPAFLTAQARCHLPGMEVVGLVCVAVAVLTWGFLRVRDLAERMRSPEQAGLPGAGSRALLVIAHPDDEAMFFAPTVLGLARLEQRVFLLCFSTGNYYNQGEIRRKELLQSCDVLGIPPPNVTIIDNSEFPDDPGVQWDTERVASTLLQHININDINLVVTFDAEGVSGHNNHIALYKAVRALHSEGKLPKVCECAAEVSLLPGSALVSTVAPGCPLHAHQPRSGEGQEGHVLPPQSAPLVPPPLHHLLQIHENQLTAVSLKPRRVFRTKGETNQEVLGPGFGLACLLSPGDPSKAASENEPCGQHVTQTQLPPEGGNCQDSRLHQRNNSYPTSLPILVKNSWHDNRVCIKHLARPGQGASTINECKRAIKIVHTGAGEMAQRLRALAALPEVLSSIPSNHMVPHSHL
- the Pigl gene encoding N-acetylglucosaminyl-phosphatidylinositol de-N-acetylase isoform X5, encoding MRRRSVGGSFHGRPRISPFSGHGALSHGTQFQRVQFSRRSPSPPPAFLTAQARCHLPGMEVVGLVCVAVAVLTWGFLRVRDLAERMRSPEQAGLPGAGSRALLVIAHPDDEAMFFAPTVLGLARLEQRVFLLCFSTGNYYNQGEIRRKELLQSCDVLGIPPPNVTIIDNSEFPDDPGVQWDTERVASTLLQHININDINLVVTFDAEGVSGHNNHIALYKAVRVFCTHSAVCECAAEVSLLPGSALVSTVAPGCPLHAHQPRSGEGQEGHVLPPQSAPLVPPPLHHLLQIHENQLTAVSLKPRRVFRTKGETNQEVLGPGFGLACLLSPGDPSKAASENEPCGQHVTQTQLPPEGGNCQDSRLHQRNNSYPTSLPILVKNSWHDNRVCIKHLARPGQGASTINECKRAIKIVHTGAGEMAQRLRALAALPEVLSSIPSNHMVPHSHL